In Methanobacteriales archaeon HGW-Methanobacteriales-1, one DNA window encodes the following:
- a CDS encoding heterodisulfide reductase, with protein MGNSDNNNPNSNNETIIVPDNNYYLFKSCTAGSFYPGIELSTRYILDILEVDYTNDSEHSSCTGHAVHLGAIPLETNMALNARNLSLASESGNKNITTICPTSYFNLKHNQKLISKDKKLEKKIKKIMDEIGRKYDYSLDIFHISDILMEHIDSLLEITSEKHDFQYSDLNIKAVTHHGCHYAKFFYKEITKGTYEKPEILDEILKKFKIDILEYSENFLCCGNGLHGMVAGDEYSKETLIRKIGSIHEVKPDVIITHCPGCTFTLDYYQDARIQDDLTNEFDENSIYSENKGLKDLNDLNRISDDKIPVLYISELLAIIMGANPEEIGLEMHMVSLEPFLKKLKSQKSKIRGVKGV; from the coding sequence ATGGGTAATTCTGATAACAATAATCCAAATTCCAATAATGAAACCATTATAGTTCCAGATAACAACTACTATCTCTTTAAAAGCTGCACAGCAGGTTCATTTTATCCAGGAATTGAACTCTCTACCAGATATATTCTGGATATTCTGGAAGTGGATTATACTAATGACTCAGAACATTCTTCCTGCACCGGCCATGCCGTACACCTGGGAGCCATACCACTGGAGACTAATATGGCTTTAAATGCCCGTAATTTATCACTGGCCAGTGAAAGTGGGAATAAAAACATCACTACTATTTGCCCAACTTCTTATTTTAATTTAAAACATAATCAAAAGCTTATTTCCAAAGATAAGAAATTGGAAAAGAAAATCAAGAAAATAATGGATGAAATAGGACGAAAATATGATTATTCTCTGGATATTTTCCATATATCGGATATTTTAATGGAGCATATAGATTCATTATTGGAAATAACATCTGAAAAACATGACTTTCAATATTCTGATCTCAACATTAAAGCAGTCACTCACCATGGCTGCCACTATGCCAAATTCTTCTACAAAGAAATAACTAAAGGTACCTATGAAAAACCAGAGATTCTGGATGAAATATTGAAAAAATTCAAAATAGATATTCTGGAATATTCTGAAAATTTCCTGTGTTGTGGCAATGGCCTGCATGGTATGGTTGCTGGTGATGAATATTCTAAAGAAACTTTAATAAGAAAAATAGGGAGCATCCATGAAGTAAAACCCGACGTTATAATTACTCACTGCCCCGGATGTACATTTACCCTGGATTATTATCAGGACGCACGAATTCAAGATGATTTAACAAATGAATTTGATGAAAATAGTATTTATAGTGAGAATAAAGGATTAAAAGATTTAAATGATCTTAATAGGATTTCAGATGATAAAATACCAGTTTTGTATATCTCAGAACTTCTGGCCATTATTATGGGAGCAAATCCTGAAGAAATAGGTCTTGAAATGCATATGGTGTCATTAGAACCTTTTTTAAAAAAATTAAAATCTCAAAAATCGAAAATTAGGGGTGTTAAAGGTGTCTGA